The Bacillota bacterium DNA segment GGCGTCGGCCCCCAGCTCGATGGCCTTGGCCACCAGCGTCTCGTTGGGGACCTGGCTGCCCATGTTGACCGCGGCGATCTCCGGGTAACGCTCGAGCCCGTAACTCCCGGCGTAACCCTTCATGTTCATGATCGCGTCCAGGCCCAGCGTGTGGGCATCGGTTCCGGTCGAGGCTCCGACGACGATGACCTTGCGTCCTATCTTGTCCCGGATGAACGAGTTTATCTGGTCGAAATCCATCGTCTCGACCTGGACCTTGGGGACGTCGATCCGCTTCGCGTCGATTCCTAAGGGGAGCTTGCCATAGACTATGAAGAAGGTGAAGCCGTTGGTCAGGTTTTCGGAGTGGACGACCTGAGGTTCTTCGAGGCTCATCCGGCGGGCGATGGCCTTGGCCGCCTCGACGGCCACCTCGCCGGCTTCCAGGGGGAGGGTGAAGCTGACCTGCACGGCCCCGTCGTTCATGGCGTCGCCGTAGGGGCGGAGGTCGGTCAGGTCGACCTTGGCCACCTCGGTCCGGTCGGAGCGGGTCTTCGAGAGGATCGCGGTCATTCGGCCTCACCCCCTTGGAACTGGTCCTGGAGTTCGGCCGGCAGCATCAACCTGGGGAAGGGGTTGAAGTAGTCGGGGCTCTTAGGGACCACTCCGTCGGCCCCTTTCCCGCCGGTCTGCGGCCGCTTGACCCGAGCGAACAGGCCGCGCTCCAAGGCCGTCATCAGGCCGATCTGCTGGATCTCTTCGAGCATGGTCGTGGCCCGCCAGAGGATGTCGGCCGTGTACCGTTGGACCCGGCCGTCCTTCTTGTAATTGATCTCCTCGCCCAGGTGCCGGGCAAAGTTGAAGACGTACTTGGCGTTGTCGATGGCCAGGAATCGGTCGTGGAGGAAGGGGGTGTGGATGGCCTCGGTGAGCATCCCGAGGAGCTGGATGCCCTGGCCGGTGGCCACCGAGACCAGATTAAACATCACGTGCTCGGCGTAGCTCTTGAAGATGTTGCCGGTGATGTGCTTGGTCGGCGGCATGTACTTGAGGAGGCAGTCGGGGAAGATCTGCCGGGTCATCTGGGCCTGGGCCAGCGAATAGAGGAGACCGTCCTCGACCTCCGGGAAGATGGCGAAGACGTGGCCGAGCCCGATCTGCTTCGGCGGCAGCCCAGCCCTCAGGGCGAACTGCTCGTTGATGAACTGAGAGGCCAGGACGGTGTGGGCGGCCTCGACCGGGTCGTCGGTGGTCAGATAGTTGTCCTCGCCGGTGTTGATGACGATGCCGGCAAAGGCGTTGATCATCCGGGAGAAGGACTGATCGATGAAGGTCCGCTTCATGTTGATGTCGCGGAAGAGGATCCCGTACATCGAGTCGTTGAGCATCATGTCCAGCCGCTCGAGGGCCCCCATGGCGGCGATCTCCGGCATGCACAGGCCGGAGGCATAGTTGACCAGCCGCGGGTAACGGTGGACCTCCTCGGCCACCTCGTCGAGGGCCTTCCGCATGATCCGGAAGTTCTCTTGGGTGGCGTAGGTGCCGCCGAAACCGCCGCTGGTCGCATGGTAGGGGACATAGTCGAGGAGGCTCTGGGCGGTGTGCCGGATGACGGCGATGATGTCCGCCCCCTGGCGGACGGCCGCCGTGGCCTGAACGACATCCTCGTAGATGTTCCCGGAGGCGACGATGACGTAGAGGTAGGGCTCGCGGCCCATGCCCAGCCGGTCGACGCAGGCCTCGCGCTCGGCCCGCCGGGCGGCGATCCGGGCTGCGGCCTCTCTGGCCAAGTCCTCAGCCACCTTACGGGCCTCGTCCTCGGCCTTGACCGGCACCTTGCACAGATCGATGGACCCACGGGCCACGGCTTCGGACACTTGTTGGACGTCATAGCCGAAGTAGTGGACCGCGTTTCCAAGCCAGAAGGCGGCACCGCGCCCAAGGCCGCCGTCTTTCTGGATGTTCTCCACGACGACATTGGGGAGGGGGACATCGTCCTCGTCCACCCCGTCGATCCCGAACAGCCGGGCGACGGTCCGTTCGGTGGTCGTCGTCGTGTGGACGGCAATGAATTTTTGGATGTCCGCGGTGATCCGCCGGGCCGCCTTCCGGGCCCTCAGGATGAGGTCTTCATCCAGTTCAAGGAGTACCTCTCCCATCTTGCTCTTGTCCCCTTTCTCTCTAATCTGCCAGGCGCTAAGCAACGACCTCCCACTTCGGGCGTGATGGCCATTCTCCGTCGAGGCCGAGGGCAGGGAAGCCAGCTAGATGCTACCCGGCCGGACGTTGACAGCCTCGCCCAAGACCAAATCGTAGGTTGGCAAGGGAGCGACCGCGGCCCCGACTCGATCGAGGAACTCGCGGGGCTGGTACGAGGGGCCGACGGGGGAATACGGGTTGACCGTGACCGCCAGGAGGTTGATCGGGCTGAGCACCCGGACGCGGCCTCCGGCGGCGACGAACTTCTTCCACCCCCCGTGCTCGACGAAGACCTTGGTCCCGTCGGACACGATCAGCTCGACCTTCGTCAGGAGCTTGGGCCGGTCGGTCAGCTCCTTGACGAGGCTGCCGGGGAGGGCCCCTCCGAAGGCCACCGCCTTGGCCTCTTCGCCGATGGACGCGAGGATGGCCCCGGATTGGTCGAGGGCGGTTTTGATGTCGAGGAACTGTGGTTCGTAACGGTCGTTGATGACCGCGTACTTCCGGGCGTTGATGACTTCCTTGGCCACCTGCTCCAGGCGGGCGTCCCGGGTCCGCTTCAAGTTGAACAGTTCGACGGTGGTCCGGGTGCGGGCGACCGTCTGGGCCATCGACGGGCCGAGGGCGGCCCCGGTGGCCAGAATGGCCGCCTGGGTGATGGCCGGGGCGGCGGTGGCCACCCGGTCGAAGGCCCCGTCCACCAGGACCAACTGGGCCCCGTGACGGCGCATGGTCTGGCAGACCTCATGGAGCTGGTGGGCCGTGTCCGGGCCGACCAGGAGGACGTTGCCTGGTTTGAGGACCCGGAGGATGAGGACCCGGCCGAGCTGGGTCACGAACGGGGTGCCTTCGGCCAGCTCCAGGTCGGCCTGGCTCTGTTCTATCGCGCTGTCGACGGTGGCCACCAGGTTGCCCTGGCCGGCCTTGATGGCCGGCTTGGGCAGGCGGGTGATCTCGTCGACCCGCTCGCCGTCCCGTCCTGATGAGGTCATACCGAGGAAGACCCCGCGCGCGTTGGCCTCGTCGACGAGGCGGTTGAGGGTCACCGTCTTGCCGACGTTCTTGGCCATGCCGACGACGGAGACGGACTGGTAATTCCCCTTGCGGATCAGGTCGATAAGGGTCATTTTCGCTCAGTCCTGCCTTTGGGGCTCTGCTTCTTGGGCCTTCGCTTGAACCGTTCGAGACCCTTGGGCTCAATGCTGAGGGTCTTCATCTGGCCGGTCATCAGGGCGGCCACGCCGGTGGTCCTTTCGTGCTTGGTGTGGCAGAGCGGGCAGATCTCGGCGTGGTCGACCCGGGGTTCGGGCTCGGGGTAGACCGAGATGACCCCTTCGTAGTTGCGGAGGACTACGGCTCCCTCACCTTGGGAGATGAGGTACTGCGGGCCGACGGGGATCTTGCCGCCGCCGCCCGGCGCGTCGACGACGTAGGTCGGGACGGCCAGGCCGCTGGTGTGGCCGCGGAGGGCCTCGATGATCTCGATGCCCTTGGCCACCGGGGTGCGGAAGTGCTCGAGTCCCCAGGAGAGGTCGCACTGGTAGACGTAGTACGGGCGGACCCGCATCCTGACCAGTTCGTGGACGAGCCGCTTCATGACCTCCGGGCAGTCGTTCACCCCACGCAGTAGGACGCTCTGGTTGCCGACGGGGACGCCGGCGTCGACCAACCGCTCGCAGGCGGCGCGGGATTCCGGGGTGACCTCCCGGGGGGTGTTGAAGTGGGTGTTCAACCAGACTGGGTGGTACTTGCGGAGCATCTGGGCGAGGGGCTCGGTGATCCGCATCGGCAGGACCACGGGGGTCCGTGAACCGATCCGGATAATCTCCACGTGTGGGACGGAGCGCAGTTCCTTCAGAATGTATTCGAGCTTGTCTTCCTCATAGACCAGGGCATCCCCGCCGGAAAGGAGGACGTCGCGGACGACCGGGGTCCGGCGGATGTAGGCCAGGCCCGCATCGATCTCCCGCTTGGTCCGGGGTCGGTCGTTGACCCCGGCGAAGCGCCGCCGGGTGCAGTGGCGGCAGTACATCGAGCACTGGTCGGTGATGAGGAAGAGGACCCGATCGGGGTAACGGTGGGTGAGGCCGGGCACCGGGGCGTCGGCGTCCTCGCTCAGCGGGTCCGGGCTCTCCCAGGCGGTGTGCTTCAGCTCGAGAGAGGTTGGGACGGCCTGGCGGCGGATCGGGTCGTCCGGGTCGTTCGGGTCGATCAGGGAGGCGTAGTAGGGGGTGATCGCCATCCGCAGGCTGGCGAGGCAGCTGTGGGCCCCCTCTTCCTCCTCCGGGGTCAGCCTGACGACCTTCTTCAACTGGTCGACCGTGGTGAGGCGATTCCTGATCTGCCAGTGCCAGTCGTTCCAGTCGTCTTTCGAGACTCGGCTCCACAGGGGGATGTCGTGGTAGTCCCGCCTATGGTAAACCTGCGTCGGCCGGGCCGTCGGCAGGGTCCTGTCTTTCCTGGGTTCCTCGGCCATGGGTCCCACTCCTAGCTCCTAGTTGACGAACATCTTCTCGAACATCGCCCGCAGCTTGGGCGACTCCCGCATCAGCTCGAGGGCGATCTCGGCGTGGCCGGCGGTGTAGCCGTTGCCGATGATCATGTTGACGTCCTTGCCGACCCCTTCGGCCCCTAGGGCCGCGGCGGTGAAGCTGGTGGCCATGGAGAAGAAGTAGACCAGCCCGTTGTCGCGGGTGGGCAGGATGGACGACATCTCCGTGCCGGGGATATTGACGCAGTTGATGGTCAGGTCGGCCAGACGCCCGCCGGTGGCCTCGGCGACTTTCTGGAGGATTTCCACGGGCTTGGTGGCGTCCCCGATAAGGGGGACGTCGACGAAGCCGGACTCGACCATCCGATCGTAGCTTGCCTGGCTATGCCCAAGGCCGATGACCTTGCCGGTGACGCCGGCCCGCTTCTTGGCCTCATATAGACAGAGTAGGCCGGACTTGCCCCCCGCGCCGATGACGAAGACGACGTCGCCCGGACGGACCAGCTTGGCCGTTTGGGCCGGGGCCCCGGCCACGTCGAGAACGGCCAGGGACAGCCGGTCCGGGAGGTCCTTGGGGAGCTTGGCGTAGATGCCGCTCTCGAAGAGGATGGCCCTACCCTCAATATCGACCTGATCGGTGTCAAGATTGATCCGCTTGATCCGCTTGATCGTCAGCGGGGTCAGGGACAGAGAGACCAGGGTGGCCAGACGGTCGCCGGGGGCCAGGGCCGGGGCCTTGGTGCCGTCGGCGAACTTGGCCGCCAGGGCCGGCCCGACCTCGGCCACCGTTCCCAACAGCATCCCGCCGGACCCGGTGACCGGGTTCTGCATCTTGCCGCGGTCGGCGACGATCTCCACGATCATCTGGCCCATCTTCTTCTCGTCTCCGCCGCAGGCCTTCTTGATCTGGGTGAAGCTGGCGGCGTCGATGTTGAGGGTCTGGACGTCGATGAGGACCTCGTTGGCCCGGGGCTTTGGCGTGCCGTCGATCTTCTTGGCCGCCTGGGGAAGGGAGCCGGGGGGGTCGATCACTCGGTAGCAGCCAAAGGGGTCAAGGGTAGTGGGCATGTCGTTCCCTCCCTCTGGTCTCGTCGTCTGGTGTGACTTTAGGCCTACATCCGTTCGGGCGCGCTTACCCCCACGAGTCCCAGGGCGTTCCGGAGGACGATCCGGGTGGCGTCGACCAGGACCAGGCGGGCATCGCGGACCTCCGGCTCGGCCCCCAGGACCCGGCAGGAATCATAGAACTTGTGGAACAGGGCGGCCAGGTCCAGCACGTAGCGGGTGAGCCGGTGCGGCTCGCGGGCCAGGGCCGCCCCGGCGATTTCCTCGGGCAGGAAGGCCAGTTTCCGCAGGAGTTCGGACTCACTCGGATCCTGCAGCCTGGTCAGGTCGACCGAGGCGTCGGCCCGCGGGGCGAGCCCCTCCTGAGCGGCCTGCCGGAGCAGGCTGGAGATGCGGGCATGGGCGTATTGGACGTAGAAGACCGGGTTATCGGCCGTCTTCAGCTTGGCCAGGTCAAGGTCGAAGTCCAGGTGGCTGGAGGCCGCCCGCATCAGGAAGAAGAAGCGCGCGGCGTCCGTGCCGACCTCGTCGAGGAGCTCCTCCATGGTCACGAATTCGCCGGCCCGCTTGGACATCTTGACCAGTTGCCCGCCGGAGAGGAGCCGCACCCATTGGACGATCAGGATCTCCAGGGAGCCGGCCGGGTAGCCGAGGGCTTCGATCATGGCCATCATCCGGGCGACGTGGCTCATGTGGTCGGGGCCCCAGAGGTTGATGACCTTGTCGAAGCCCCGCTCGAACTTGTTCTGGTGGTAGGCGATGTCGAGGGCGAAGTAGGTCGGCTCGCCATTGGAACGGACCAGGACCCGATCCTTGTCGTCGCCGAAGGTGGTCGAGCGGAACCAGACCGCCCCATCCTGCTCGTAGGTGTGGCCCCGCCGCCGGAGGGTCTCAATGGCCTTGTCGGTGGCCCCCGTCTCGACCAGACTCTTCTGGGAGAACCAGACGTCGTAGCCCACGCCGTATCGGTCGAGCTGGTCCTTGTGGGTGACGACGATCCGCTCGACGGCGTAGGCGGCCAGTTCCCGCTGGCGAGCCAGTTCATCAGGGTTGGCGAGGAGGCGGTGAGCCTCGGCCTCGCCCCGCCGGCCGAGGAACTCCCTGGCGATGTCGATCACGTACGCGCCGGGATAGCAGCCCTCCGGGAACTCTATGGTCTCTCCGAGGAGTTCCCTCAGCCTGAGCTCAAAGGACTTGCCCAGGGTGTCGACCTGGGTGCCCATGTTGTCGACGTAGTACTCACGCTGGACCTCGTGGCCGGACCGGTCGAGGCAGGCGGCCAGGGCGTCGCCGAAGGCGGCGGCCCGGGCGTTGACCACCACCAGCGGCCCGGTGGGGTTGGCGCTGACGAATTCGACCTGCACCTTGTGGCCGGCCCCGGCCTGGCTGCGCCCGTAGTCCCGGTCCAGCCGGACGATCTCGCGCAGGGCCTCGAAGATCCAATCGGGCCGAAGGTGGAAATTGATGAAGCCGGGGCCGGCGATCTCGGCCCGGTCGATCAGACTGTCCTTGAGATCAATTGCTTCAAGCAAGAAGGTTGCCAACTGGCGCGGGTTCTGCTTGGCCGCCCTGGCCAAGAGCATGGCGGCGTTGGTGGCGTAGTCGCCGTGCTGACGGTCCTTCGGCACTTCGAGGTAGACCGGCGGGATTTCGGCGGCTCCCGCCAGTTTTTCGGCCACGACTCGCTTGGCGGCCGCCTCCAGGCGGGCGACGATGTCGCTCTTGATCCTTTCAGTGAGGGGTGCTCCGGCCGGGTTGGACATCTCTACGATAGCCTCCTCTGTTAGCGACGAAAAGGGCGGGCCGATGGCCCGCCCGCCCGCTTCATCCGGCGACCATGCCGGGCTAACGCCCCAGACAGATGATCGCTTCCCTGATCAGCTTGGCCGCCAGGATGGCCGTCCGCTCGCTCGGGTCGACG contains these protein-coding regions:
- the ablA gene encoding lysine 2,3-aminomutase; amino-acid sequence: MAEEPRKDRTLPTARPTQVYHRRDYHDIPLWSRVSKDDWNDWHWQIRNRLTTVDQLKKVVRLTPEEEEGAHSCLASLRMAITPYYASLIDPNDPDDPIRRQAVPTSLELKHTAWESPDPLSEDADAPVPGLTHRYPDRVLFLITDQCSMYCRHCTRRRFAGVNDRPRTKREIDAGLAYIRRTPVVRDVLLSGGDALVYEEDKLEYILKELRSVPHVEIIRIGSRTPVVLPMRITEPLAQMLRKYHPVWLNTHFNTPREVTPESRAACERLVDAGVPVGNQSVLLRGVNDCPEVMKRLVHELVRMRVRPYYVYQCDLSWGLEHFRTPVAKGIEIIEALRGHTSGLAVPTYVVDAPGGGGKIPVGPQYLISQGEGAVVLRNYEGVISVYPEPEPRVDHAEICPLCHTKHERTTGVAALMTGQMKTLSIEPKGLERFKRRPKKQSPKGRTERK
- a CDS encoding lysine 5,6-aminomutase subunit alpha; this translates as MGEVLLELDEDLILRARKAARRITADIQKFIAVHTTTTTERTVARLFGIDGVDEDDVPLPNVVVENIQKDGGLGRGAAFWLGNAVHYFGYDVQQVSEAVARGSIDLCKVPVKAEDEARKVAEDLAREAAARIAARRAEREACVDRLGMGREPYLYVIVASGNIYEDVVQATAAVRQGADIIAVIRHTAQSLLDYVPYHATSGGFGGTYATQENFRIMRKALDEVAEEVHRYPRLVNYASGLCMPEIAAMGALERLDMMLNDSMYGILFRDINMKRTFIDQSFSRMINAFAGIVINTGEDNYLTTDDPVEAAHTVLASQFINEQFALRAGLPPKQIGLGHVFAIFPEVEDGLLYSLAQAQMTRQIFPDCLLKYMPPTKHITGNIFKSYAEHVMFNLVSVATGQGIQLLGMLTEAIHTPFLHDRFLAIDNAKYVFNFARHLGEEINYKKDGRVQRYTADILWRATTMLEEIQQIGLMTALERGLFARVKRPQTGGKGADGVVPKSPDYFNPFPRLMLPAELQDQFQGGEAE
- a CDS encoding L-erythro-3,5-diaminohexanoate dehydrogenase, translated to MPTTLDPFGCYRVIDPPGSLPQAAKKIDGTPKPRANEVLIDVQTLNIDAASFTQIKKACGGDEKKMGQMIVEIVADRGKMQNPVTGSGGMLLGTVAEVGPALAAKFADGTKAPALAPGDRLATLVSLSLTPLTIKRIKRINLDTDQVDIEGRAILFESGIYAKLPKDLPDRLSLAVLDVAGAPAQTAKLVRPGDVVFVIGAGGKSGLLCLYEAKKRAGVTGKVIGLGHSQASYDRMVESGFVDVPLIGDATKPVEILQKVAEATGGRLADLTINCVNIPGTEMSSILPTRDNGLVYFFSMATSFTAAALGAEGVGKDVNMIIGNGYTAGHAEIALELMRESPKLRAMFEKMFVN
- the argS gene encoding arginine--tRNA ligase, yielding MSNPAGAPLTERIKSDIVARLEAAAKRVVAEKLAGAAEIPPVYLEVPKDRQHGDYATNAAMLLARAAKQNPRQLATFLLEAIDLKDSLIDRAEIAGPGFINFHLRPDWIFEALREIVRLDRDYGRSQAGAGHKVQVEFVSANPTGPLVVVNARAAAFGDALAACLDRSGHEVQREYYVDNMGTQVDTLGKSFELRLRELLGETIEFPEGCYPGAYVIDIAREFLGRRGEAEAHRLLANPDELARQRELAAYAVERIVVTHKDQLDRYGVGYDVWFSQKSLVETGATDKAIETLRRRGHTYEQDGAVWFRSTTFGDDKDRVLVRSNGEPTYFALDIAYHQNKFERGFDKVINLWGPDHMSHVARMMAMIEALGYPAGSLEILIVQWVRLLSGGQLVKMSKRAGEFVTMEELLDEVGTDAARFFFLMRAASSHLDFDLDLAKLKTADNPVFYVQYAHARISSLLRQAAQEGLAPRADASVDLTRLQDPSESELLRKLAFLPEEIAGAALAREPHRLTRYVLDLAALFHKFYDSCRVLGAEPEVRDARLVLVDATRIVLRNALGLVGVSAPERM
- a CDS encoding OAM dimerization domain-containing protein, whose protein sequence is MTAILSKTRSDRTEVAKVDLTDLRPYGDAMNDGAVQVSFTLPLEAGEVAVEAAKAIARRMSLEEPQVVHSENLTNGFTFFIVYGKLPLGIDAKRIDVPKVQVETMDFDQINSFIRDKIGRKVIVVGASTGTDAHTLGLDAIMNMKGYAGSYGLERYPEIAAVNMGSQVPNETLVAKAIELGADAILVSQTVTQKNIHVKNLTELVELLEAEDLRDRVILVCGGPRITHELAVELGYDAGFGPGTLPPMVASYLAQEIVKRGLARKE